A genomic region of Stigmatopora nigra isolate UIUO_SnigA chromosome 16, RoL_Snig_1.1, whole genome shotgun sequence contains the following coding sequences:
- the LOC144209294 gene encoding acyl-coenzyme A thioesterase 9, mitochondrial-like, producing the protein MLAQRLMRCLRPSASLTCQRRACAAAATDGRAPDMAEGNPLLHVSNVRNRLREIVGASTNWSDHQQAMAERASLSSMLTKSQSELPAKGMKDSLLEVHLPLGSEPQLREKYLTFHNTVRFGRILEDLDSLAVLISYSHTHNPALKRSPLSIVTALVDKIDMRQQDIYPDCDIKFTGHVTWVGSTSIEATMHMTQYRHGKYSPVLDATFVMVARDPQNKRAAFVNPLRPDGPEEEELFRRGEANKSRRVELSTASLLKVAPTADERTIVHGLFLNTLDKKTVSFRSRLLPPGSVWMEDAKLKGLEICHPQERNIFNRIFGGFLMRKAYELGWANACAFGGCRPALVAVDDILFRKPVEIGSLLLLSSQVCYTEGKRIQVRVHSEVFDPMSRQHDTTNVFHFTFVSDRDVPSVVPQTYGESMLYLDGKRHFDQGVEH; encoded by the exons ATGCTAGCCCAGAG gtTGATGAGATGTCTGCGACCTTCGGCGTCATTGACGTGCCAAAGGCGAGcgtgcgccgccgccgccacggacGGGAGAGCGCCGGACATGGCGGAAG GAAATCCTCTGTTGCACGTGTCAAACG TGCGAAACAGGCTGAGAGAAATTGTGGGTGCTTCCACCAACTGGAG CGACCACCAGCAGGCCATGGCGGAGCGAGCCTCGCTGTCGTCCATGTTGACTAAGTCGCAGAGCGAGCTTCCGGCTAAGGGCATGAAGGACAGCCTCCTGGAGGTCCACCTGCCACTGGGCTCGGAGCCGCAGTTACGCGAGAAGTACCTGACCTTCCACAACACTGTCAG GTTTGGACGCATCTTGGAGGACTTGGACAGTTTGGCAG tgctgatttcgtactcacacactcacaaccCCGCCCTGAAGAGGTCGCCACTGTCCATTGTCACCGCCCTGGTGGACAAAATAG ACATGAGGCAGCAGGACATCTATCCCGACTGCGACATCAAGTTTACTGGTCACGTGACCTGGGTGGGGAGCACGTCCATCGAGGCCACCATGCACATGACCCAG TATCGCCACGGCAAATATTCTCCCGTCCTGGACGCTACTTTCGTCATGGTGGCTCGCGACCCGCAGAACAAAAG GGCGGCGTTTGTCAACCCTCTACGTCCCGACGgtccggaggaggaggagctctTCCGGCGGGGCGAAG CCAACAAATCGCGGCGTGTGGAGCTCAGCACGGCGTCCCTCCTGAAGGTGGCGCCCACCGCCGACGAGCGCACCATCGTCCACGGCCTTTTCCTCAACACGCTGGATAAGAA GACGGTGAGCTTCCGGAGCCGACTTTTGCCTCCCGGCTCGGTGTGGATGGAAGACGCCAAACTCAAAGGCTTGGAGATCTGCCACCCGCAG gagAGGAACATCTTCAACCGCATCTTTGGCGGCTTCCTGATGAGGAAAGCATACGAGCTGGGCTGGGCCAACGCCTGCGCCTTCGG AGGCTGCCGACCCGCTCTAGTGGCCGTGGACGACATTCTCTTTCGGAAGCCGGTGGAGATCGGGTCCTTGTTGCTGCTCTCCTCGCAG GTGTGTTACACGGAGGGCAAGCGCATCCAGGTGAGAGTTCACAGCGAGGTCTTTGACCCCATGAGCCGGCAGCACGACACCACCAACGTCTTTCACTTCACCTTCGTGTCCGACCGCGATGTCCCCAGCGTGGTCCCGCAGACTTACGGAG AGTCCATGTTGTATTTGGACGGGAAGCGACACTTCGACCAAGGCGTGGAGCACTGA